One Tolypothrix bouteillei VB521301 DNA window includes the following coding sequences:
- a CDS encoding ABC transporter permease, with protein sequence MNTGKLANREELIIEAGRTESQYWKDLWRYRELFYFLAWRDILVRYKQTAIGMAWALIRPFLTMVVFTIVFSTLAKLPSEGNAPYPILVYAAMLPWQFFSSALTECSNSLINNANLLSKVYFPRLIVPTSAVIVSFVDFMISGMILLALMAWYNFIPDWRILTLPLFILIAFAASIGVGLWLAALTVEYRDFRYIVTFLVQFGLYISPVGFSSKIVPEQWRLLYSLNPMVGVIDGFRWAILGGESQIYLPGFALSLVIVALLLWSGIWYFRKMERTFADVI encoded by the coding sequence ATGAACACGGGTAAGTTAGCAAACAGAGAAGAACTTATTATTGAAGCAGGTCGGACTGAAAGCCAGTACTGGAAAGACCTCTGGAGATATAGAGAACTCTTTTATTTTCTAGCATGGCGCGATATTTTGGTGCGCTATAAGCAAACTGCAATTGGCATGGCATGGGCATTGATTCGACCCTTTTTAACGATGGTAGTCTTCACAATTGTATTTAGTACTTTAGCGAAGCTACCCAGTGAAGGCAACGCGCCTTACCCAATTCTCGTCTATGCTGCTATGTTACCTTGGCAGTTTTTCTCTAGCGCGTTAACCGAATGCAGTAACAGCCTAATTAACAATGCAAACTTACTTTCTAAAGTCTATTTTCCACGTCTGATTGTACCAACAAGTGCTGTTATTGTCAGCTTTGTAGACTTCATGATTTCGGGTATGATTTTGCTAGCATTGATGGCATGGTACAATTTTATACCAGATTGGCGTATATTAACACTTCCGCTGTTTATTCTCATTGCCTTTGCTGCTTCAATAGGTGTGGGATTGTGGCTAGCAGCTTTGACTGTGGAGTACCGAGATTTCCGCTATATCGTGACGTTTCTAGTACAGTTTGGTTTGTACATTTCGCCTGTGGGTTTCAGCAGCAAGATTGTTCCCGAACAATGGCGTCTGCTGTATTCACTTAACCCAATGGTAGGAGTTATTGACGGTTTCCGGTGGGCTATTTTAGGCGGTGAGTCCCAGATATATTTACCAGGTTTTGCACTCTCTTTAGTGATTGTGGCTCTACTTTTGTGGAGTGGTATTTGGTACTTCCGCAAGATGGAACGCACTTTTGCCGATGTGATTTAG